Proteins found in one Hevea brasiliensis isolate MT/VB/25A 57/8 chromosome 18, ASM3005281v1, whole genome shotgun sequence genomic segment:
- the LOC110635109 gene encoding putative nuclear RNA export factor SDE5: MEASILNTKYEDNDGKALKALFEAFGSLFSLQDIASAYYKADQNADLACEILYDMQESTSTSSVVATNGGGRSVESSKSSYDIISTRSCYANGKFRASKQKWRPVSGGTISSILGKEYTKSMPVASSSCMGTKPMKLDAKELPASELWGEETKLNPSKNYHMYKDMENFLFRMLGDGFQLERDEIRQVLDKCGYDIEKSMEKLLDLSAVNLEEENKCLGKSTGKMVDVHSNSEEHSYQCKSPQMNSLGGDANGISNINDGGQPEQDERNDLQKEVLVALFNSADRSEELSRRAAKGARRSKVFGELVVEPPRDFTLEHKTDSVGSKQDNGNDEDEEGSYQQLRRAVKEYRVTMKEYYKAAVNAFAKGDYDCSNKLMDEGHFFHGKAREADEESSQKIFETKNVDTKDELTLDLHDHGAKEAMRLLKCHLSSLSGISSIKYLKVIIETDEEDTSKGARRRLVMKLLEKESIKWAEGENAGTLLIRLDNINRKSLSFAKR, encoded by the exons atggAAGCATCTATTTTGAACACAAAATATGAAGATAATGATGGAAAGGCGTTGAAAGCTTTGTTTGAGGCATTTGGCTCCTTGTTTTCTCTTCAAGATATAGCTTCTGCTTATTACAAGGCAGACCAGAATGCAGATTTGGCTTGTGAAATCCTTTATGACATGCAGGAAAGCACCTCTACCTCTTCTGTTGTTGCAACCAATGGAGGGGGAAGAAGTGTAGAATCTTCCAAATCATCTTATGATATAATTTCTACGAGATCGTGTTATGCAAATGGAAAGTTCAGAGCTTCAAAGCAAAAATGGCGTCCAGTTTCAGGAGGCACTATTTCAAGCATTCTTGGCAAAGAATATACTAAGTCCATGCCAGTAGCCAGCAGTTCCTGTATGGGAACCAAACCAATGAAATTGGATGCAAAGGAATTGCCAGCGTCTGAACTATGGGGAGAGGAAACTAAACTGAACCCATCAAAGAATTATCATATGTATAAGGATatggaaaattttcttttcagaaTGCTAGGAGATGGTTTTCAGCTGGAAAGAGATGAGATTCGACAAGTTCTTG ATAAATGTGGATATGACATTGAAAAG AGTATGGAGAAACTGTTAGATTTGTCTGCAGTGAATTTGGAAGAAGAGAACAAATGCCTTGGTAAATCCACTGGAAAG ATGGTAGATGTGCATTCAAATTCTGAAGAACATTCATATCAATGCAAATCACCACAAATGAATTCCCTCGGGGG TGATGCAAATGGAATTTCAAACATAAATGATGGAGGACAACCTGAACAAGACGAGAGAAACGATCTTCAGAAGGAAGTATTAGTTGCATTGTTTAATTCTGCTGATAGATCTGAAGAATTATCTAGAAGAGCAGCAAAGGGAGCAAGGAGATCTAAAGTATTTGGAGAACTAGTGGTTGAACCTCCAAGAGACTTTACCTTAGAACACAAGACTGATTCTGTTGGTTCAAAGCAAGATAACGGCAATG ATGAAGATGAAGAGGGTAGTTACCAGCAGCTTCGTAGGGCTGTGAAGGAGTATCGGGTCACAATGAAGGAATATTATAAAGCT GCTGTCAACGCATTTGCTAAGGGAGACTATGATTGCTCTAACAAACTTATGGATGAG GGACATTTTTTTCATGGAAAGGCTCGCGAGGCAGATGAAGAATCTAGTCAGAAGATTTTTGAAACCAA AAATGTAGATACAAAAGACGAATTGACACTTGACCTGCATGACCATGGTGCCAAGGAGGCAATGCGTCTTTTGAAGTGTCATCTTTCTTCACTTTCAGGCATCTCAT CAATTAAGTACCTGAAGGTCATCATTGAGACAGATGAGGAAGATACCTCAAAAGGGGCTCGTAGGAGATTG GTTATGAAGCTGTTGGAGAAGGAATCAATCAAGTGGGCAGAAGGAGAAAATGCTGGGACACTATTAATTCGTTTAGATAACATCAACCGAAAATCATTGAGTTTTGCTAAAAGATAG